Below is a window of Macadamia integrifolia cultivar HAES 741 chromosome 8, SCU_Mint_v3, whole genome shotgun sequence DNA.
TCTATTATATATGCAGTATTTCCTCTTTGTGGAAGCTTTTGTAAACATATTATAATGCCATAATTATTTTCACATTATTCATAGTTATTTTTCCTTGATGTGTACGTCTATTATATATGCAGTATTTCCTCTTTGTGGAAGCTTTTGTAAACATATTATAATGCCATAATTATTTTCACATTATTCATAGGATGGTCTTGAAAATGTTCAGTAAATTATAATAACTAGATTGCGGATCATATGGTTGATAATAATCAGATCATGTTGAATTTTACCCATCCAATTTCTGAGATAAGACCTACTGAATCGTGGGTACTGATCCTAGGGATATGAGAGATGTCGAGATTGTCAATGCATCAGACCATTGTACATGTCCTGTGTCACAAGAATTAAGTCGCTCCCCTGACTAACACTCCTATGAAAACGGAAAACTCCAATTAATTAGAAAGAGACGTGCATAAAACTCCCAATCTTactgaagcttcttcttcttcttcttcttcttcttcttcttcttcttcttctttttttttttttNNNNNNNNNNNNNNNNNNNNttttttttttttaattcaggATTCTAGATCTCTTTGATAAGACCCCTCCCCCATTAAAAAAGAACTTTAGTATTGATGATGAAACTTATCTCCTGATAGCTAATTATGTCAAGTTGGCATTCTCAATGAATATTCTTGAACTGCTAATTTGGACTGGTCTTAACTAATCTGTAATCTTTCCAAGTTCTTTGCCAGCCTGATTTCTGCATGGTGGTTTGATAGTTTAACTCATGTGGACCAAGATGTGCATACTCAAGCTATTTATATATGACTGTTTAGCCCAAGTAGTAACTCTGTGCTTTTCTTATATCATTCGTagttatgttgaatattttattctGATCTGATCACCATGCATTTTCTCCACTTCAGGGAAGATATTTCTGGGACCCGTGCTATTCGATCTTTCTACCATAATGTTGTCGACCTCCAGGTCATGCTTCTGATCTTTCAGATTCATATCTATGTATCCATGCCTGTATCTATACATGCCTATGccattcaaacttcaaaatagAAGCTCCACCTGTACCCATGTACAAATTGCCATACATGTATGCATGGAGCTGTATCCTGTACTCTTCACTTTTCCTGGACACACCATGAGTTTGAATTCTAATGACTATTGCATCTTATTTTTACTGGGGATGTGCTTGCCAAATTTTTGGATTCGGTGCATATGAATAAACTAATACTATTGATCTGCGTTCAAAACCTGTCTTGACTGTCTCAAGACTCTAATAAGTTTACTGCTTGTTCACAAAGAACCAAAATTTCAGTGACACCCTAATTTACCTTGCATTACTTTATGAATGTtgaattctttaattttttctaaAGGTAGTTGTTGATGTCATTCTCGCAGGGTGTAGTGAAAAGTTTGAACAAAGATTGCATATCCAGGATGGAACCATCTCAGGCAGGTCTTAATTTCAATCCTCTGTCTGTCTAGCGACGCTGCAAATCAGATCTGggattatttttctattttcgttCTCTGCCTAATGGTTTGATATCTTCTGCTTTGAATTGTCATATCAGTGTTTCTTTCCACAAGAATTTATTAAGAACATAAAGACCCCAGTTTTCCTGGTCAACCCGGCTTATGACCTTTGGCAGGTATATACTCAAGCTTCATTTATTTATCCCATGGACTGCAATTCTCCAACATGAACATGTCTTGCCCCATTTTggtattaggtttttttttttttttaaccattttcaattaaattttttttttccagatacAAAACATTTTGGTCCCAGATTTGTCAGATCCTCATCATGACTGGCTAAAATGTAAGCTAAACATATACAATTGTAACCGCAGGCAGATTGAAGTACTACAAGGTAATAAACCAGATTATGGACATTGGCATGTTTATTTTATAACAGTCCAAGAAAAGATGTTACACATTAataaatgatatatttttaCACTAGGCATGAGTGTAGACACTAGACTTCAGGTAATACCTTGATTGTCGATATGTTGGGAGTAATAGAGGTATAACCCCACATTGGTTAAGTTCGGTGTCCTTGTTGCCTTCATATACTTGAGGAGCTATCTCCATCTAATGCATTAAGGCTTTGGGTTGGACCCTTCAACATTGATGACCTTATTGTTTGACATGAACTCGGTCAAAATGATCATGGCCATTCTATCCAAAGGACTTTTTCTTAGATCACTATGACTGACTATTTAATAAGTGAAAATATGCGATACATGATATTGTAAGATTTATGACTTTTGACCAAGGTGATCTATTAAAAAAGACCATTAAAGGGAGTCCCTTATCCCTGCAAGCCCCTCCATGTCCTCTGTTGCAGAGAATAGACTATCACTATGGCTACTGTGCGCAGAGTACAAATTTATCCTATAGTTATTAACTTCCACATTATTGTCTGATGATCTACTAATAGAATTATTATGATCAGGGTTCCGGAATTCAATGCTGAAGGCACTGGGAGAATTTCAGCGAAAGAAGAATGGGGGAATGTTTATAAATTCTTGCTTTGCTCACTGCCAGACGTGGATGGCTGACACATGGCATTCACCTAGCTCTCCAAGAATCAATAATAAGGTAATGGACACAAGTCTTCTCATAACTTCAGTTGAAGAAGTAGATACTTGTAGATTTAAGTTTCTAGTTTCAGAGATTATTGACCATAAAGCTATTACTTGCTTAGAATTCCATTCCCAACATTGCAACGTAAAGGTGCATAGATTGGTTTCCTTTACTTCCACTTACATTAATGTGTGCCTGCATGAACAAAATGTGTGCATTCGTTCTGCAATGCATCATGTGGGATGTGATTATACGTCTTTCGTCTGCCTCAACAGCCTCCTTGAAATCATCACTTGGATTCACATCATGGAAGTGGTGTTCCAATGAAGTTTTCTTCTATCTATCTGTGATTCTCACAGAGATCAATTGTTCCAATTTGCCACTTGCTCTGATGCTTGGTAGCTTTTCTTATTGAACTTCTTGGGAAAATATCTGCGCTACTTCACCTGAATCCTGCCACTGGTTTGTTTCATATAAAGTGGATACTTATGTCAGGTTTGGAAACTATGGATAGTGGTATTCATGTTGTTTCCTGTTGGAATTTTTCGGATTGTTTAATATAGTACTTCACATACCGTTTAGAAACTGGATTCTCTTTTCTTGTTATGAATTTTTAACTTAATTTACTATCAGTGGCTTCATttcatctctcttttctttctttcttcttcttcttcttctcctttcattttattttattttattttNNNNNNNNNNNNNNNNNNNNNNNNNNNNNNNNNGGGGGTGGgtggaaatttcaatttttatgacATCAGAATGCTATTGACTGTCAGAATGATGTGTTGGTTTCTTGTAtttgaacaaaaaattattgatttggtattttcttctcttgcatgTTTGATGAGTTTCTTAACGTTCCTATTGAAAGATCAACATATAAATTCTAATCCAAAGAGTATAAATTCTGGGAAGCTAAATTCTTTGTGTTTCTGTTATGCTTACAAACAGACAATTGCAGAGTCTGTTGGTGATTGGTACTTCAACCGGAGAGTAGTCACGGAAATTGATTGTGCATATCCATGCAATCCCACTTGTTTCAATATCATTCTTGGTTGAGGCCAATTGATCCAATATTTCCCTGGCCGGGAATCTTATTGCTAGATATCCATGGTATGGAAAATGAAGGCAGAGAAAGTCTTACTAATGACTTCGCACTACTATGATGATGAGAAATTTGTGTAGATGGCTGGTTTGTGCATCATGGTCTCTGTCTGCCTGTCACTTCGTAGTCTGATTTCGTGTTCTTGTCTTCTAATTGTTGTGTATTTGTTTCCCATTTTGCATTTCTTAGGTTCATCAGATATGTGACtgacttttcttttactttattgaaCCTTGCTAGTTTCTGAAGGTTGTTAGATTTAAAGAAAGTCTATGATATGGTCCCAATTCTCTGTTCTTTTTGATAGTTTCTTTTGTATAAAAGAAATGCCGGAAAATCTTTACAGTTGCAGCAAGTCTGTTTTCAcctaaaagaaattaaaatattgCTTCTATttggctttttattttttatttttctttttcggaATCGTTTCTGGCTCAAGAATGTATTTTAAGCTCATGGAACTATTAGtctctctttggtatcatttttctttttgatttttacttatttaacaaaaatcattaatgaaaaccattttttaccaaaatataaaaatggttTAGTTACTATTTGATAAAAATGATATATatttatagatatatatatatatatatattttaagaaatagtttggtatctctaagtgtaaaatgattttataaagaaatgggtgaagagatttccttcaTCCATCTTCCTTCTAAccctctttctccactttggagggaggaagagggggcaaggggcttggattcTAATTTCAAAGCAAATGGCTACTTGACCCTTTCATATTAGAATTTTAAGCACATGTTCATTAAAATTCAGAGCAAAAATtactaaaaatcaattttggtcaaaacacataaatgactcttgatttcttttttatttttgtgttttatcaatttttttaaaatagaaataaggtCCATGAATGACACCAAATGtaatcaaaaccatttttggaaacaaaaataaaaaccaaaaatgataccaaagaggccTAAATCATCCAGTTTATATTTTTAGTCAACACCTTATGGGAGCATTAATATATTCTCCATAAATGATTGATTAACAGCACATACCTTATAGTGGAAGTTGACTGGagactctctctttctcttcctaatTGGCTGGCTCCCCACTTCCCTACTCAGAGAAcactcccaaaaaagaaaaggaaaagtatTCCCAGAATTTCCCACAATGTTTTCATGGGAGTCTCTCTTACACTCTCTTCTATACGACATTCTTTCTCCCCTGCCCTCTATTGGTAAACCTGTTCCCATGCTGCCTCTGGTGTGGTTAACCTTTTTCCTGAAAAGGAAACACTTATTTTTGGGATGTtttgggaagagaagggaaCCTAAAATTTCCACAGGCTGAGAATGAATGTAGGGCATACAATAGATGAGttgtaagatcattgaagatgtTTGCTTACTGTTAAAACCTGCCTGAAAATGGTCATGGGCTGATCACGAGAACGGTCACAGGTTATTGGACAgatctatcatttttttttttatttttttttaaaccatttttGTTATGATTTTACCTTTGAATCTTATATGTGGAATTGGATTGGAAAGATCAGGATTGGGATCATTCAAGGTTGATACCATTCCTGTCCAACCAATACAAATCGTTCCATATAAAGAGGTTCAATACAAACCGTTTCACTCTTTGACTTCGGATCAAATTTTATGGGTAGATAGAAAATGATGGTATAGGCTTATGAGCCGAACAAGCCGAATTTTATGACCAACTGGGTTTCAAATGGGAAGATGTCAGTTTGGACATAATGTTAAATTGGTGTGCTGCTCCTACCAACCCTTTGTTTTTCACATTCAACTATTCTGCTTTGCCCACAGATCGTTGTGGGCCTTGTTGCAGAATCTGGTACAATCACTTCCTATTGGgtagaaaatttcataaatgcTCTTCCGCAGACCCCAATTTGAATATGAGTTTTCTGTCTTTCGGAATAAGCTCTTCTTCACCCATTGTCCATGGTGAGGAGAGAATTTCTGTGACCCTTGGTTGAACTCCTGTGTCTTCATTAGCTCCAAACCATCAGATCAGGGGATCAAGATGTAACACACCAACATATTTTGAATGTGGTTTCCATGATTGTGTCTAACTCCTATTATGAAACTGATATGTGCACggtagagagagggagagaaaataggagagataaTGTAGGGTTTTGACTAATTAGGCGGTGTCTGTCTCTTGCTTTACGGACGAAGCCGGACGTTTGGCTAATTGGGAGGTAGTTGCCTCTTCTCAAGATAAATCCAGAGAGATAATTTAGGACAATTTAttcatttgttttttcattccatATTAGTTCCTATTAAATAGGATAAACAAGTTGTTACAAACGATGCTTACATCATACACTCCATCTACGCTCCACTACTTCCACTTCCATACTTATGTCTAACTTCTACTAACTTACCAACTTCTATGAACTACTTAACACTCCACCGTGGCAATGACTCCTACCTACATTCAAATACAATAAGGAAGTTGTTAGGTACGTAATAGAAACAGAGAGGAACAATGAGTATTATGGGAAAAGAAATGCTTTATACCTCATTCGATCCATATTGATATGGCATAAGTATTGAGTTCCAATTATATGGATGTATTGAACCAAGCTGCCGGTATGATATCGATACTTAGAAACATGCTTATAATGTAAGTGTCTCATGTTTTAACCCTTAAAAATGCCTCATGTTTAACATTTTTCAAAAGACAGTTTTTCTGCATTGGTGGTTGAGCGATGAAACAGTCCAGATGTGACCCCCTCTCCCCCTGTATTCTGGGGTCATGATGAACCATAGTGAATCCGTTCACCGTGACCTGACAAAAACTCGATCCTTTTCCAATTGCATGATGAGAATCTATACTGATGTATCCAAATGGTCCTTTATTGACTGGATGGTACATCTGCATAGGGCCTAGAAGTTATGGGAAGCTCGTGACTTGATCTGGAAGTAATTGACATCAAGATCAAGTCATCATGCTTAAGTGTGAAAATTGAATTGGAATTCTCAAATGTATCTCTTGATCACTGAAGTGTATATCAATTAATGAACTGTGTAAATGGTTTTCAAGTGATCACACTAATAGATACCGATGAGGAGGCTCAAGAATTGATAATGACAATTCAACATCCAGACCAGATTCATATCAcctgttgtgtgtgtgtgtgtgtgtgtgtatgtgtgtttttttttggtgaaaaaagaaacctaaaataCAGTATGACCTCTACACCGGAACACAGGGAGGGAGCGAAATGATCGCCCCACCCTATGAGAATAGATCCTCCTCAAATGATACTTTTACATTTATTCCCATTTATTCCCGCACTAGTGCAAGGACTATACTACCttcaaagaaagggaagaaattctctccctttcttttttattttaaaggtTTAAAAGGACTAATTTATAAGTTGCAAACCCACATAGAAGCCAATAAAAACAAGTCACAAACAACGCTATATTTGTTTATGAGCAATGCTTACAGGACCTCAGGGTCAATATCTAGCGGATCCCCCAAATTAGATTGGTACTCATGTtatcttctatttctttctctattttaagTAACTTATTATTTCATGAGAACCAATCCAAGTTGGGAGTTTTCTAGATGGTTGACCCTAGGGTCTAttaacatttatttttaattatttatatatttatttatttattttcttgctgTGGTGGGTCCGGCATGCCCTCATCCGGAAGTAAAATAGCATGCCTTCTAATAACCGTTGCATCGCAATTAATTTAGTTCATAGTATCGATGTCGTTATCGATCACCGCACATATACTGATACATATCGTTCTTATCGGatagaatcaaaagatttttccCTCAAgattcctatatttttttttaaatatatttttttcattattttctgtaAACTGATCTGATGTCAATAGATAACAGCAGTTTAGATGGAGCTGAAAATTTGTGTAGGTGGACTCTACCTCTCTAAGGTCCCGAGCTTTTCGCAAATATAGCTTGTGCAAATTATGAATATTATGAAAGGCATCAAGAACCTTTCCCCATATGAAATGACCTTGTTGCCtcttatatataaaattatttctTCCATCTCATTGGTGCGTTATTCTATGCCGTTTATTCGGACAACCCTTTATCATAAATTAATCTAATATATTatttctaacaaaaaataataataataaaaaaccacTCCTGTCTACATCTGGGTGAGAACGTGGtggaatatttttctttctttatttattgttttgggtATTCAACGTTTTTTAAAAGCCCCTGAGATTTGTCTCCACTTCAAAGTCACGAGACTCAGATGGAAACCAAAATATCATTCAAGGGATCGACAAGGATGAACAGAGTTAGATATTATGGACATATTCATGCATATCTAAGTCAAAGCTTCTCTGTCATTAGATAAGAAACTGAATTACTAAAACCAGATTGGTTATGGGTTGAGCCCAGGATGGAATATCACTGGGTTGACTCACTAGATTCAGAAATTTTTAGCTTTCAAACCATGGTTTTTGATATGTTTATCCAAATCATGActggaaaagaaggaaaagaaggaaaagtgtTGGATTATGAACAATCGCTATCTTTTGACTCGAGagattttcctttctcttcaaGATCAAATTATCTATTACTTTTCAATTTGAATTTACTAGAGGAATATGAAGCAGTTGGAGAAAGATAATATGGAATATAGGAATTAAATTGAGTGACACTTGAAAATAGAATACAAGTCTGATTCTATTCTTGGAACATTACTTTTGTACTTAATTGGATTTAAGTTCCGATTTCTGAGTATCCATGGAAGATAACCACAATTTGAGTACTGATCTGATAATGTTATTTCACAAGTAGGTATAGTTACTGGAGTCAATGCTAAGTTGGTCCCTACTGGGTTCACCAACTCGGGGGGGGATGCTATGGTACAAGGTTCAAGTAAGTGGAATCGGCCAGAACCAGCCTGAAGCCTAGAAACCCCTCCTCGATCATCCGATTTGAATTGGCAAGAATCAGGATCAAGGTTAGCCTATGGTCAATAGACCATATTATCTCATTTCCATTGTCCCAATTTATGTCAAATTACAGAACCAACAGCTTAGTGTTCCTTGCTTCCAGCTTTTAAATGCAGAGTCAATGCATAGAAATTAGATCCCAAGGGAGCTAGCTTGTTTCGTATTACTGATTAGgacagaaaaatagagaaagccCAGAAGGCAAATAGAAGAAAGAGGCACTGGGACCAATGGGTCACTCTATTAGTAATTAATTTTCATAATGGAACTCTTCTGAGGAGTACCATTTATTGGAAAGTTACAATTTTCTACTACTGTTTAAAATCAAGAAGCAGCTCTTACATCTTTACACAACTAAGACTCTGTCTCTCCCCGGAGTTTTAATTGGTATGTTACAAAGGTAGCTTGGGAAAAAGGGCaatggtaaacaaaaggaacaaAAGGATGAAAAAAAGGGGGCCTTGGGTTTTCTGTGAATgactctattttctgttttgtggACTTCTCTATTTACACACTTGAACTCCATGAGCTTCCatccaaagagataacaatgACAGAGACGTCGTCGTGATATCGGCGACGATCCCCTTGTGGTATTTCAAGTAACTCATGGAAGTCCATACCTGTGATAAACCAAAAGCAATCTCTAAGTTAGAACATAGTTTCAGTGATTTAAGATCTACATCTACCTTCTTCCTTCTGGGTTCTAATTCCGGACTCACCAGCTTTCTTTGCCGCCCGAAACAGGACCTCCTCAACAAGGTGTTGTGCTGGATCCCCCTCTGgtgaaaaagaaatgaagagtTCAACTTGTGCGACTGCCTCTTCATTGGTGAAATATTGGTAGAGCCCATCCGACGACAATACCAAAAATCTGTCTTTAGACCCCAGCCTATGATGGTGGAGAGATGGGGAACAGGTGATGTATGGGGAAGTTCCTACATAATCTATTCTGAACATCTCCAAGAGTGCATTGTTCCATTTTGGCTGCAAAAACCAAAGGATGTAATGTGTCAAAAATGGCAAACCTCAATCTAATCAAACTTGGTGTATGAAAGAAATGAACCTTTTAAGTTCCTTAGAAACATGATTTATCGAGTGTTCCCTATCATATCTGTAAATGAATACCAAATGCAGAGGCAACAGGATAATGTTCAACAACCATTGCTAACATGTCATACATCTTAGAGTTTAAGATACCCACAGTTTGATGGTTTCATTCTTATAAAGCAAAAGATCAATCAGATTCTATTCAATGAATCATAGTCTTTTTTATGGCCCTGAAGTTTTCTAAAGTGGGAATAACTGAGGGGACAACTCCAACTTCTCATTGTGCCGCATGTAGAGGAGGTCTAAAAGCAGCTTCTTCCCACTTCCTATGCTCATCATCTACTAGCTTTAGTGTTTTTTATATGGAGTGTTTTTGTACTTTATCACAAAGAAGATTGTATAAGAtgttgaaaaaacaaagaaagataTCAGAACAGAATCAAGTGGTGTGGTCTAGCAAGATTAGATCATTCATGGTGATGCTAAACAGTAGTAACTGTACCTGTTTGAGAAAGCCAGCACCAAAAGCTCTGGTGACCTTCAAAGAGCCTTTTACTCTGTCGTTCAAGAGAGCAGAAGCGTCATCTGGATGTTCATTCTTTATTCTCTTGACTTCCTGAAATGCAGAGTTCATTTAAGTCATGGAATTGCTTAACCCAAAGGAAACCACAAACATACACAAATCATATATGGGAAGGATGTTAGATTAGCCAAGGATTGCCAAACACATAAAGGATGTGCTGAATGGTTTTACCTCTTCCACACAAGTGGAATGATCTAGAGTTAGCTGAACAGCGGCTAAACCGGGTAACTTGTATGGCTGATCACCATCAAATGATTCAAGATCATGCAAAGTTTCCTCATTGATCCGTTCCAAGTCTTGAGGACCCTTACCAATCCACAGGTCGGGCTCTGCTTTCTGAGCTAAGACTGCTCGACTGTCACCCACATTCATCAAGTAGACATCTTCCCCTTTCATCAACATGACCAGAACACATGACCCCATCAGAGCTAATTCAGGATTTACCATAACCATCTTGTCTGCAGCCTCTAAATAGgcttcctctgtttttctcaaagCCTGAGCAAGAGCTTTCAAGACATCGGAGTGAGTAATATTATTAGATCCGGAAACAGAGTCACTCAACTGCCCCTTTAATCTGAGGTCCAGTTCCAATCTCTCCCTGTCCCATTCGCATTTCCACCTCCTTTGACTCTCCTCCCATTTCTTCGCAGCACCTCTAAACCTGTTCCTCGAGTTCCTCCTGCCTCTCCTCTTTAAATTCGAATTCGAGTTGGAGTTAACATCTCCACCTCCGGAGGGACTAGTCTCAGGCTGGACACACCGAGAAAAACCATCATCAACAAAATTTGGATTCTCAGTTCTAATGTGATCAGACCTTTCAGTATGAATCGAAACGTCCTCCTtcaccttctccttctccaaacAAGATTCCGCGACCGGAGTACCGGAAGACTCGTTCTTGTCATCCCATAATAAGCCCTTGAGCTCCTTATGTACAGCAGTGTAGAGATTAGCAAGAAGATAATCGGGGGCATCAGGACCATTAAATCCATCATAAATCCCGACGAAAACCCAACCATGCTCTTCCGATATGACGACATGAACTCGATCTTCTCCGGCCTTCCCTTGAGCCCATTGAAGATTTTGGCCCTCCAAAGAATCGTCATCTTCCAAGCTGGTTTCACTGCTCAGATTGGTGCTGCTAATGGTCAGATTCTCGCCGTTCTTGTCGGAGCCAGCAACCCAATCGGATTCCTTGACGGAAGCAACCCTTTTAACTCCCGGCGCACCGATAGAACTGTGGCTACCAC
It encodes the following:
- the LOC122086649 gene encoding probable protein phosphatase 2C 23, which translates into the protein MGNGFGKLSVCFSGDGGAPRRNDLAVLISEPLDEGLGHSFCYVRPDSIGFSSSKVHSEETATFRSISGASVSANTSTPLSTAFVDLYSCNSLDRASAFESSTSFASIPLQPVPRSMFSSGPLSGSCTFSGPLDRGVMSGPIERGFLSGPLERSSIFSGPLDKGPDQFQRSLSQGGYTLRPRSKKASFIRVLRRAIAKTLTRGSHSSIGAPGVKRVASVKESDWVAGSDKNGENLTISSTNLSSETSLEDDDSLEGQNLQWAQGKAGEDRVHVVISEEHGWVFVGIYDGFNGPDAPDYLLANLYTAVHKELKGLLWDDKNESSGTPVAESCLEKEKVKEDVSIHTERSDHIRTENPNFVDDGFSRCVQPETSPSGGGDVNSNSNSNLKRRGRRNSRNRFRGAAKKWEESQRRWKCEWDRERLELDLRLKGQLSDSVSGSNNITHSDVLKALAQALRKTEEAYLEAADKMVMVNPELALMGSCVLVMLMKGEDVYLMNVGDSRAVLAQKAEPDLWIGKGPQDLERINEETLHDLESFDGDQPYKLPGLAAVQLTLDHSTCVEEEVKRIKNEHPDDASALLNDRVKGSLKVTRAFGAGFLKQPKWNNALLEMFRIDYVGTSPYITCSPSLHHHRLGSKDRFLVLSSDGLYQYFTNEEAVAQVELFISFSPEGDPAQHLVEEVLFRAAKKAGMDFHELLEIPQGDRRRYHDDVSVIVISLDGSSWSSSV